GGTCCACCTTGGCTTCAAGGGCACGACCCCGGTCGGCGGGGTAGAAACATCCGGGGACGGCGGCGGTCAACAAGGCGAAGAGCACGAGCCTGCGCATGGGCCCGGCATCCTAGGTCCAAAGCGCTCCGCGCGCCGCTTCTGTTTCCAGGGGCGCCCGGCCGCACCGGCCAGGCAGGCAGGCCCCCCGGACCTCAGCGCGGGCCTTCGACCTCCAGCCGCTCCACCGCCCGCGCGCAGGCCACCCGGAGCCGGGACAGGTTGAGGAAGAAGGGCACGGGCCGGGCCCGCCCGGAGTCCACCGCGGCGAGCGCCCGGCGGTACGCGTCCACGGCCGCGCCGGGCTGGCCGCACTGCTCCAACAGGAGCCCCAGCAGGTAGCGGGCGGCGACGTGGTCTGGATCCAGCTCCAGGCACCGGCGCAGGTCGCGCTCCGACTCCGCGTCGGAGACGCCGGTGGAGGCGCCATCGAGCACGCAGGAGAAGAGCCAGTCCGCCTCCGCCATCCGGGACGCGAGCGCTTCGGGCGCCGCGACCTCCGAGGGCACCGGGCCGGGGTCCCGCTTCGGCGGCCCCTCCACGGGGAGCGCCGGGAAGCGACCGGAGCCCCGCTTCGGCGCGGGAGCGGACACGTCATCCAGGCGCACGTAGAAGAACGCGTGCTCGAACGGCAGCAGCCGCAGCATCCGGGGCACCTGGAGCAGGGGCTCCGCGGCGGACAGCACCAGCACGCCGCCGGGGACGAGCCGCTCCCCCAGGTTCCACACGGTGCGGTGGAAGGCCTCCGGGGTGAAGTAGATGAGGACGTTGCGGCAGAAGATGATGTCGAAGCCGCCGCCCCCCACCGGCTCCGGGTAGGGCGTCTCCATCAGGTTGTGGCGCCGGAAATCGGCCTGCGTGCGCAAAGCCTCCACCAGCGCGTGGCGCCGGCCCCGGGGCTCGAGGTAGCGCGCGCGAGGGCCGTCCGGAACCCGCCGCAGCGCCTCCGCCGGGAAGCTCAGCTCACGTGCCCGGGTCAGCACCTGTTCGGAGATGTCCGTGCCCAGCACGCGGCTGGCGGGATCCGCGCCCTCCTGCGCCATCAGCATGAGCAGCGTGGCCACCTCCTCGCCCGCGGCGCAGCCGGCGCTCCACACGCGCAGCGGCGCCTTCGAGCGCTGCACCCGGGGCGACAGCACGTGCTCGCGGAAGGCGGCCAGCTGCACCTCGTCCCGGAACACCTCCGACGTGTGCACGGCCGCCGCGTCCACCAGCCGCGTCAGGTCCGCCGCGCCCGCCGGCGAGCGCAGGTGTTTGAGCACCTGCGCGGCGGGGCCCTCCAGGCCCAGCGCCTCCAGGCGCGCGTCCAGCCTGCGCCGCTGGGCACCGCTCAGGGCCATGCCCGTGTGCGCCTGGAGCCACGCGTGGACGGGGGCCCAGCGCTCGGAAGGAGGCGTCATCGCGCGCGGTCAACGGCTCGCGGCCAGCGACTCTCCGCGCGCCAGCCGCGCCAGCGTGGCGGCGACGTCATCGCCGTGGATGAGGTGATCCACCGCCTTGCGCTCCACCGCCGCGCCCGGCATGCCGAACACCACGCAGGACTCCTCGTTCTGGGCCAGGGCCAGGCCTCCGGCCTGCTTGATGGCCAGGAGCCCATCCGCCCCGTCCGCGCCCATGCCCGTGAGCACCACGCCCACCGCGCGCCGGCCGTAGGCCTTCGCCACGCTCTCCAGCAGCACGGTGCCGCTGGGCATGTGCCCGTCGCGCTCCACCCCCGGCTTGAGCGCCACCCGCCCGCGCAGGGGCACCACCAGGTGCTGATCCGGCGGCGCCACCAGCACCTGACCGGCCACCAGGGTGTCTCCGTCCTGCGCCAGCCGCACCTTGAGCTTGCTCGCGTTGGCGAGCCAGCTGGCCAGCGACTCGGAGAAGGCCGCGTTGATGTGCTGGACGATGACGATGGGCGCCGGGAAGTCCGCGGGCAGCTCCGACAGCATCCGGTAGAGCACCTGCGGGCCCCCGGTGCTGGCGGCCACCGCCACGATGCCCATGGAGGCCGCGGGCAGGACCGCCGCGGGGTGCGGCGTCCCGGCGTGCCCGCGCTTCTGGCCGCGGACGTGGCGGATGACGCGCACGGAGGAGATGAGCTTCACCTCCTTGGTGAGGTTCCACGCCTCCGGGCCCGCGTCGATGGAGGGCTTGATCTGCAGCGCCAGCGCGCCCAGCTCCAGCGCGCGGTAGGTCAGCGCGGGGGCCTGGGAGCGAGGGTCACCCGTCAGCACCAGGATGGGCGTGGGGACCTCCGCCATGATGTGCTCCACGGCGGTGAGCCCGTCCATGACGGGCATGTCCACGTCCATGGTGATGACGTGGGGGCGCAGCTCCTTGGTGAGGGCAACGGCCTCCTGGCCGTTCGAAGCGGTGCCAACGACCTCGACATCCGGGTCGTCGCTCAACGCCGCGCTGATGAGCTGTCGGCAGATGACCGAGTCATCGACCACCAGCACCGACACTTTCTTGCCCATGGACGTTCCATACCCCGTACGCGCTCCGGGAGTATAGCAATGCGCGTGGCCCGGCCTTCAGGGACTTGTGCCCAGGAGCCGCCCCACGACATCCACCAGGTCCTGCCGGACGAGATCGCCCTTCGTGATGTAGCCGTCCGCCCCGGCCGCCAACCCACGCGCCCGGTCCTCCTCCCCTCCCCGGGTGGTCAGGATGACGACGGGCAGCTGGCCATGGGCGGGGGCCGCCTTGAGGCGCCGGGTGAGCTCCACGCCGTCCATCTCCGGCATCTCCAGGTCGGTGACGACCAGCTCCACCGGGGGCCCCTCCTCCAGCCGCTCCAGCGCCGAGGGCCCATCCGGCGCGCGGAGGGTGTCGTACCCCACCGCCTCCAGCAGGTTCGCCACCAGCTCGCGGGTGAGGGGCGAGTCGTCCACCACGAGGATGCGGCGGCGGCGCGGCGCGGGCGTGCGGAGGGAGGGACGGGCGAGCTTCAGGGGCGCGGTGCCATGCACCCCCGCGGCCAGCGCGGCCGCCGACAGCACCATGGCCAGACGCCCGTCCGCGAGCGACGTGGCCCCGGTGAGGTGGGTGAAGCGCGCGAGGATGCCCTTCAGCGGGAGGATGGCCTGGACCCGCTCCTCCAGCACGCGATCCACCGCCAGTGCGGCCTCCATGCCCTGGCCCTTCACCACCAGCACCAGCTCACCCTCACGGGCAGGGCGCTCGGGGCCCATCCCGAGCAGCGACGCCAGCGAGGCGAAGGGCAGCACGCGGCCCTCCATCCGGAGGGTGGGCCTGCCAGCGACCTCGCCCACGTCGGAGGCGTCCACCTTGAGGGCGCGGGAGACGTGGACGGCGCTGAGGGCGAGGGTTTCGTCGCCCACCTGGACGAAGAGCAGGGGCGCCACGGTGAGGGACACCGGCACGCGCAGGGTGAAGATGGTGCCCCAGCCGGGCGCGGACTCCACGCCCACGTCGCCGCCCAGGGCCTGGAGGGAGGTGCGCACCGCATCCAGGCCCACGCCCCGACCTGACAGGTCGGTCACCACTTCGCGGGAGGTGAAGCCGGGCAGGAAGACCAGGTCGCGCGCGGCGGCGTCGGACAGCGCGTGGGCGGCGGCCTCGTCGAGCATGCCCCTGCGCACGGCCACGCGCCGGAGGAGGACGGGGTCCATGCCCGCGCCGTCGTCCTCCACGCGGAGGATGATCCGGCTGCCCTCGCGCGCGGCGCGCAAGGTGAGGCAGCCCCGGGGGTGCTTGCCGGAGGCGACCCGGTCCACGCGCGTCTCCAGGCCGTGGTCCAGGGCGTTGCGAACCAGGTGCATGAGCGGTTCGCGCAGGGCCTCCACGACGGCGCGGTCCGCGCGGGTGTCCTCACCGTCCACGACCAGCTCCACCTCCCGGCCCAGCTCCCGGGCCAGGTCCCGCACCATGCGGGGGTAGGGTTCGAAGAGGACGGACAGGGGCAGCATGCGCAGGCCCTGGATCTCCTCCGACACCTGCCCCAGGTCGCGGAGCTCCGCGTTGGCGAGCAGCTTGGCCTCGCGGTGCAGGGTGGCGGCCAGCTCCTTGGCGCGCCCCAGCCGCTCCGCGAGCGGCATGCCGGCGGGGCCCAGGTCCTCCGCGGCGCGGGCCAGGTCGCTCAGCTCGCGCACGAGCTCCAGGCGACGGGCGGTGGCCAGCTCTCGGCGGCGCGCGACCTGTCCCAGGTTGGTCACCGCGCTGGTGAGCATGTCCAGGCTGGCCACGCCGATGCGCACGGCGGTGTCCATGCGGACGTCCCCGGTCCGCACCGGGCTGGCGCCATGCTTCGACGAGGCCCCGGAGCGAGCGCGCGCGGAGGGCTCGCCCATCCGCGGGCCCGGCAGCGCGCCAGTCGTCGAGAGGTGCCCGCTCACAACGCTTCCAGTGGCGGGGCCCACGAGGAACGCGCCCCCCGAGCCACCAGCGCCGAGGCCTCCCAGGTGCGAGCCCGGCACGACACCGGGGCTGGCAACCGGCGCGTGCGCACCCGGCGAAACTCCCGCACCGACAGCCGGCGCGTGCGCACCCGGCGCGGCTCCGGAACCCGCGGTCGGAGCGTGAGCCCCCGGCACGGCACCGGGGCCAGCAGACGACGCCGGCGCCCCCTGCGGAACAGCAGCACCCGAAGGCAGCGCGTACGTCCCCGGCACGGCACCAGCGACAAGCCCATCAGGGCTCGCCCCAACGGACTCCGACCGGAGGGCCGCCGTCAGGAACTGCGACGCTCCACCGGTCGCCGACGTTCCTCCGGGCGGGGAGACCTCCGGGCGCGGCGCCCCCGCGCCCCAATGCGCGCGCCCCCCCGAGCCCCCCGGCGGCTCCGGACGGGCCGCCACGAGCAGGTGAGACACGACAGGCGACGCGCCTTCTCCCCTGGCCACGGGCCCCGTGGCACGCCCGAGGCCCTGCCCCATCCAGCCGCTCTCCTCCGGACGGGGAGCCGCCGGAGGGCGCGCGGCCTCCACGATGGCCCGCTGCTGGAGCGTCGCCACCAGTGTCTCCACCGCGAGCAGGGGCTCCCCAGCCTGCATCGCGCCCGACAGCGCGAGCACCGTGTCCGCCGTGGCCAGCAGCGCGTCCGTGGACTCCGGCGACAGCCGGTAGCGGTGGGGCTCCGCGCAGCGGACCAGCTCCTCCATCTGGTGCACGAGCGTGTTGATCTCATCGAAGCCCATCATCCGGGCCTCGCCCTTGAGCCCATGCAGCTCGCGCAGCACCCGCTGCCCGGCCTCCAGGCTGCCCCCGGTCTCCAGCTCCATCAGGGAGCGGTTGATGCGCTCCAGGCGCACCGTGACCAGGTCTCGGAACTGCTTGAGGAGCCGTTCGCTGGGGTTCACCCGCCGTCCCCCTTGCGCAGCGTCTCATGGTGGATCTGGAAGCGCTCCACCACCCCTCGCAGATCCTGCGCCAACCCCAGCAGGTCCCCGTTCGCGGCGCCCACCTGCTTCGTCGCGTTGAGGCTCTGCTGCGTGATGCGCAGGATGTCCGCCATCGTGTCCGCGAGCTGATCCGTTCCCGCCTGCTGCTGCTGCGTGGACCGGGAGATGATCCGCACCGCGTCCGACGTCTGCCCCGCCAGGCTCACGATCTGCCGGAGCGACTCCGACACCTGCTCCGCGAGCCCCGTCCCCGTCTCCACCGCGCGCACGCCGCCCCCCGTCACCATCACCGCCGCGGCGGACGCCTCGCGCACCTCCTCGATGAGCCCTTCAATCTCCTTCGTGGACTCCAGCACGTTCTCCGCCAGCCGGCGCATCTCCGCCGCCACCAGCGAGAAGCCCCGCCCCACCTCGCCCGCCTTCGTCCCCTCCAGCTCCGCGTTGAGCGCCAGCAGGTCCGACTTGTCCGCGACGCCGTTGATGAACTCGACGATCTTCCCGATCTGCTGCACGCGCTTGTTGAGCCGCGCCACCGCCGAACCAATGGCCCGGTTGTCCTGGCGCATGCGCGACATGGCGCCCAGGAATGACTCCGCGCTGCGCTGTCCCCCCTGGGCCGCCGCCAGCGTGCGCTGGGCGATCTCCGCCACCGACCCCGCGTTCTCCGCGATCTGCTTCGCCGAGCGCGCCAGCTCCTCCGTGGTCGCGCTCGTCTCATCCAGGCTGCTGGCCTGCTCCGCGGCGCCCGCCTCGTAGCGCCCGGAGGTGCTGAGGATCTCCTCGGTGGTGGCCGAAATCTGGGCGCCCGCGCGCTTCAGCTGCGCGAGCACGTCCGCCAGGTGCGCGCGCATCGTGGTGAAGGCCGCGGACACCGCCCACACCTCGTCCTCCGCGGGCACGAGCCGGGGACTGGCCAGGTCGCCCCCGGCGATGCGGCGCGCCTCGCCGGACAGCTCCCGCATGGGCCGGCCCAACAACGTGCCCCCCAGGTACGCCGTGGCGAGCGCCAGCCCGAACACCACCGCGCCCAGCAACACGCTGGACGTGAACGCCTCCACGCGCAGCGCCTCCACCAGCACGCCCTGCACGTCCGGGCTGCCCGCGTCCAGCAGGCGCATGAAGACGCGGTCCGACAGCGCCGTGACGACCTGGGAGCACAGGACGGCGGGCGTCACCACGCAGATGGCGGTGAAGGCCACGAGCCGCGCGCGGATCCGCGCCCGCCGAGGCAACGCGGCGATGACCTGCGCGTGCGTCAGCCCCTGCTCCACCACCCACAGCACGCCCCGCCGGGCCCGCAGCGTGACGAGCCCGTACACGAGCAGCGACGTGAGCGGACCGAACAGCGCCCCCAGCCCCGCGACCCGCAGGGTGACGTCCCCCGGCAGCTCCATCACCGTCCAGAGCGCCAGCGCCACCACGCCCGTGGTCAGCCCCCACAGCCCCAGCGAGCGGAAGAACGCCTCGCCCGGAGCCCGCGCCACCTCGCCCACCGCCACCGACAGGTGCTCGGGCGTGGGCAGCAGGTCGCCCCGCTCCAGGGCCCGCAGCGTGGGGAAGCGGCGCAGCGACACGCCCACGCCCAGGAGCATGTGCAGCGCGCTCACCCCCACCACCAGGATGACGAGCGTGCCCAGGCGCTCCACCACTGGCCGGCCCATCACGAGCGACGCGAAGTGCAGCCCCAGCGTGGAGCCCACCAGGTTCGCCAACGGGATGGGGAACATCAGGTGCCGGCTGAAGGAAGCCCGCCGGGGACCCGCGCGCGAGGCCATGGCCATCTCACCCTTCTCCAGAGCCACCGGGCGACTCGATGTGGAAGCGCCGCACCACGTGTTGCAGGTCGTGCGCCAGGGTGGACAGGTCCGCGTTGGCCGCCACCATCTGCTTGGTGGCCGCGGCGTTCTGTTCGGTGACGCGCAGGATGTCGCCCATGGCCGCCGCGAGCTGATCCGTGCCCGTCTGCTGCTGGAGCGTGGCCAGCGAGATGCTGCGCACCGCGTGCGACGTCTGCCGCGCCAGCTCCAGGATGAGCCCCAGGCTGTCGTCCACCTGCGCCGCCAGGAGCGTGCCCAGCTCCGTCGTCTTCAGGCCCGCCTCGGTGGCCATCACCGCCGCGTTCGTCGCGTCGCGGATCTCCCCGATGAGCCCTTCGATCTCCTTCGTGGAGCGGATGACGTTCTCCGCCAGCCGGCGCATCTCCGCCGCCACCAGCGAGAAGCCCCGCCCCACCTCGCCCGCCTTCGTCCCCTCCAGCTCCGCGTTGAGCGCCAGCAGGTCCGACTTGTCGGCGATCTCGTTGATGAACTCCACCACCTTGCCAATCTGCTGCACGCGCTTGTTGAGGCGCACCACCGCGTCCGCGATGGCCTCGTTGTCCTCCTTCATCCGCTGCATGGAGCCCAGGAAGGCGGTGGCGCCGCGCTGGCCGGACTGCGCCGCGCCAAAGGTCGTCTCCGCGATGGCGGACACCGACTCCGCGTTGTCCGCGATCTGCTGCGCCGACCGCGCCAGCTCCTCCGTGGTGGCGCTGGTGGCGTTGAGCGCCCCGGCCTGCTCGTCCGCGCCGACCTCCTGGCCCGTGCTGGTGGCCACCAGCTGCTCGGTGGTGGTGGAGATCTGGATGCCCGCGCGCCGCAGCTGCGACAGCGCCTGCACCAGCTGCACCTGCATCTGGGTGAAGGCCGCGGACGTGGCCCACACCTCGTCCTCCGCGTGGATGACGCGCGGGGGACGCACCTCGCCGCTCGCGATGCGCGTCGCGTCCTCCGTGATGGCGCGCAGGGGCTCCGACAGCGCCGTGCCCGCGAGCGCCGCGGTGCCCAGGATGAACAGCGTGACGAGCCCCGGGACGAGCCCCAGGGGAGGCCCCCCGCCCTCGCGCGCCCGCGCCACCACCTCCGCCCGCGCCTCGGGCGTGGAGGCCCGCGCCCACGCGTCCACCACCGTCACCGTCCGCGTGAAGGCCACGTCCAGGATGAAGAGCGACGGACTCACGACGGCGATGGCGGTGAACAGCACCAGCCGCCGGCGGATGTGCATGCGCCGGGGCGGCAGCGCCGCCAGCACCTCCAGCGGCGACGGCCCCAGCGCCACCAGCCGCTCCAGCGTGACCCGCGCCCGGCGCACCATCATCAGGTAGACGAACATCCCGCTCAGGGGGCCGATGGACATCCCCAGCACCATCACCCGCAGGCCCTCCGTCCACGACACGTGCGCCAGCAGGGGCAGGGCGAGCGACACCATCAACGTCCCGCCCAGCCACCCCTGCATCACGAAGCCGAAGCTGCGGCCGGGGATGGCCGCCACCTCCTGGAGCGCCACGCGCAGGTGCTCGGACTGGACAGGCAGCCGCCCGTCGCTCAGCGCGAACAGCGTGCGCAGGGCCCGGTTGTCGCGCGCGAACCCCACGCTGACGAACAGCACGAGCGCGCACAGCATCAGCCCCGACAAGGGCGTGCGCGCCGCCTCCGGCAGCGTGCGCGGCACGTGGATGTGCAGCAGCGCCAGCACCACGCCAACGCAGCTGCCCGTGATGCGCGGCCGCGTCGTCCACCGGCCCAGCGAGCGCAGCTCCGGAAGCGGACTCATGCGCCCTCCCGCGCCAGGCCGCGCAGGTAGCGCTGGAAGGTGTCCAGGTGCAAGAGCGGCCAGAGCACCCCGCGCGTGAGCACGAAGCCGCGCAGGCTGCCCCCGGAGGCGCCGGCCACGAGCGGGGATGGCGGCAGCACCGACAGGACCTCCGCGTCGATCTCCAGACCGTCCACGCCCACGGCCTCGCCCAGGGCCGTCAGGAGCACGCGCTGGGCACAGCCCTCCTCCCGGAAGGCCCGATGGGCGGACAGCGACGCGCTGTCGGGCGCCGCGATGGAGGCCACCTCGCCCGCCTCGAAGGCGATGCGGTGGGGCCCTACGTGGCACAGGAGCGTCCCCTCGACCCGGCCCGCGGGAGCCATGGGGCTAGCCGCCCTGGCTGAGGTGGTCGAAGAGACCTTCCGGGTCGATGACCGCCACGTCGCGCGCGCCGCTCTTGACGGGGCCGCGCAGGTGGACGTGGACGCCCGAGGGGCCCAGGGGCTCCAGCGCGCCCATCAGGGCGGACACGCCCGCGACGGTGCTGGCGGTGAGGGCCAGGGTGCCTCGGGTCAGCCGCACCAGCACGGCGCGGCGGGACCCGGCGGTGGCCCCGCCCACCAGGAGGCTCATGTCCACGACGGGGATGACTTCACCCCGGTGCGCGAACACGCCCAGCAGGTGGGGCGGGGAACCCGGTACCCGCGTCAGCTCGGGGAAGGTGACAACCTCCGCCGCGGCTTCCGCGGGCACCGCGTACCAACTGCTTCCACACGCGAAGACGAGGTAGGACTGACGCGTTTCCGACTCAAGAGCGGCCATTCGCGCCAGAGCCTACCTCAGAACTAGCGCTGGAACTCCACGCGGCGGTTCTCCGCCCAGCCTTCCTCGGTGGACGCGTTGGACACCGGGCGGGTCTCGCCGTAGCCCACCGTGGACAGCCGGTTGGACGGCACGCCCAGGTCCACCAGGTAACGCTTGACCGCGGCGGCGCGGCGGTTGGACAGCTGGAGGTTGTACTCTTCCGTGCCGCGCTCGTCGGCGTGGCCGCCCAGGGTGATCTTCCCCTGGCTCGCCTTGATGCAGGCCGCCAGGTCGCTCAGGCGCGACTGCGCGCTGGAGTCCAGGGTGGACTCATTGAAGCCGAAGCGCACCGGCGAGTAGTCGCAGCGCGAGCTGGTGTTCGCCGCCACGCAGCGGCCGGACTCGCACTCCTGGCCCTCGGCGCAGTCGGTGCTGGCGGAGCAGGTGTCCTTGGGGGCCTGGCAGCGGCCGGCCTGGCACTTGCCGCCGTTGCAGGAAGAGTCGTCCTTGCACTGGGCCTCGGCGCACTTGCCGGCCTCGCAGATGCGGCCGGAGCCACAGGCCGCGTCCGTGGTGCACTCAGGGGGCTTGGGGGCGCACTTGTTGGCCTGGCAGGTGAAACCCTCACGGCAGTTGGCGTCCGTGGCGCACTCCTGGCACTGGCCCTGGACGCAGACTTCGCCCTTCTCCTTGCAGTTATCGTCGTTGTTGCACTTGGGGTAGGTGGGCGGGCACCCGGTCATCACGGCCACGGCGAGGGCCAACCCGGCCCAAAGCGAAATCCGACGCATCATTCCTCCGACAGCAACCACGGGAAAAAGGGGACCCACGCGCGCGCGGGCCAAGGCTGTCGCGTGTAGTCGGACCCGCCGGGGAGAGTCAAAAGATTTGTCTTTTCCCTGCCCTTGGGGATGGCACGAGACCCTTGATGCCCCGATTATTTCCGTGAGAGTGTGAGCGGTTTGCCCATGCCCGCCGCCGTCCTCATCGTCGATGACGAAAAGAACATCCTCCTGACCCTCAGCCAGTCGTTGCAGCTGGCGGGCTACCGCACGGAGCTGGCCAGCAGCGGCCAGGTGGCCCTGGACGTGGTGAGCGCACGCCCGGTGGATGCGGTCTTGATGGACGTGAAGATGCCGGACATGGACGGACTGACGGTGCTGGCCCGGCTCACGGAGCTCAAGCCGGACCTGCCGGTCATCATGATGTCGGGCCACGGCACCATCGACACGGCGGTGAAGGCGACGCAGCTGGGCGCGCGCGACTTCCTGGAGAAGCCCCTGGCGCGCGACCGGCTGCTGGTGGCGCTGCGCAACGCGCTCAAGCACCAGGCGGCGATGGAGGAGTTGCAGGAGTTGCGCGCGCAGCTGGGCCGCTTCGACATGGTGGGCGGAGGGCCCGCCATGCAGCGCATCTTCTCCCTCATCCAGCGCGCGGCGCCCAGCGAGGGCCGCGTGCTCATCACCGGGGAGAACGGCACCGGCAAGGAGCTCATCGCCCGCGCGCTGCACCAGCACTCCCGGCGCAAGGGCGGGCCGTTCGTGAAGCTCAACTGCGCCGCGGTGCCGCACGACCTCATCGAGAGCGAGCTGTTCGGCCATGAGAAGGGCGCGTTCACCGGCGCGGTGAGCGTGCGGCGCGGCAAGTTCGAGCTGGCGCACGAGGGCACGCTCTTCCTGGATGAGATCGGCGACATGCCGGCCGCGATGCAGTCGAAGCTCCTGCGCGTGCTCCAGGAGGGAGAGCTGGAGCGCGTGGGCGGCGCGGAGACGCTCAAGGTGGACGTGCGCGTCATCGCGGCGACGAACAAGAACCTGGAGAAGGAGATCGCCGCCGGGCGCTTCCGCGAGGACCTCTACTACCGCATCAACGTGGTGCAGATTCACTCCCCGCCGCTGCGCGAGCGCCGGGAGGACCTGCCGGACCTCATCGACACGTTCCTGCGCGAGGCGTGCGCGAA
This region of Corallococcus silvisoli genomic DNA includes:
- a CDS encoding CheR family methyltransferase, which translates into the protein MTPPSERWAPVHAWLQAHTGMALSGAQRRRLDARLEALGLEGPAAQVLKHLRSPAGAADLTRLVDAAAVHTSEVFRDEVQLAAFREHVLSPRVQRSKAPLRVWSAGCAAGEEVATLLMLMAQEGADPASRVLGTDISEQVLTRARELSFPAEALRRVPDGPRARYLEPRGRRHALVEALRTQADFRRHNLMETPYPEPVGGGGFDIIFCRNVLIYFTPEAFHRTVWNLGERLVPGGVLVLSAAEPLLQVPRMLRLLPFEHAFFYVRLDDVSAPAPKRGSGRFPALPVEGPPKRDPGPVPSEVAAPEALASRMAEADWLFSCVLDGASTGVSDAESERDLRRCLELDPDHVAARYLLGLLLEQCGQPGAAVDAYRRALAAVDSGRARPVPFFLNLSRLRVACARAVERLEVEGPR
- the cheB gene encoding chemotaxis-specific protein-glutamate methyltransferase CheB, with the translated sequence MGKKVSVLVVDDSVICRQLISAALSDDPDVEVVGTASNGQEAVALTKELRPHVITMDVDMPVMDGLTAVEHIMAEVPTPILVLTGDPRSQAPALTYRALELGALALQIKPSIDAGPEAWNLTKEVKLISSVRVIRHVRGQKRGHAGTPHPAAVLPAASMGIVAVAASTGGPQVLYRMLSELPADFPAPIVIVQHINAAFSESLASWLANASKLKVRLAQDGDTLVAGQVLVAPPDQHLVVPLRGRVALKPGVERDGHMPSGTVLLESVAKAYGRRAVGVVLTGMGADGADGLLAIKQAGGLALAQNEESCVVFGMPGAAVERKAVDHLIHGDDVAATLARLARGESLAASR
- a CDS encoding hybrid sensor histidine kinase/response regulator — its product is MNPSERLLKQFRDLVTVRLERINRSLMELETGGSLEAGQRVLRELHGLKGEARMMGFDEINTLVHQMEELVRCAEPHRYRLSPESTDALLATADTVLALSGAMQAGEPLLAVETLVATLQQRAIVEAARPPAAPRPEESGWMGQGLGRATGPVARGEGASPVVSHLLVAARPEPPGGSGGRAHWGAGAPRPEVSPPGGTSATGGASQFLTAALRSESVGASPDGLVAGAVPGTYALPSGAAVPQGAPASSAGPGAVPGAHAPTAGSGAAPGAHAPAVGAGVSPGAHAPVASPGVVPGSHLGGLGAGGSGGAFLVGPATGSVVSGHLSTTGALPGPRMGEPSARARSGASSKHGASPVRTGDVRMDTAVRIGVASLDMLTSAVTNLGQVARRRELATARRLELVRELSDLARAAEDLGPAGMPLAERLGRAKELAATLHREAKLLANAELRDLGQVSEEIQGLRMLPLSVLFEPYPRMVRDLARELGREVELVVDGEDTRADRAVVEALREPLMHLVRNALDHGLETRVDRVASGKHPRGCLTLRAAREGSRIILRVEDDGAGMDPVLLRRVAVRRGMLDEAAAHALSDAAARDLVFLPGFTSREVVTDLSGRGVGLDAVRTSLQALGGDVGVESAPGWGTIFTLRVPVSLTVAPLLFVQVGDETLALSAVHVSRALKVDASDVGEVAGRPTLRMEGRVLPFASLASLLGMGPERPAREGELVLVVKGQGMEAALAVDRVLEERVQAILPLKGILARFTHLTGATSLADGRLAMVLSAAALAAGVHGTAPLKLARPSLRTPAPRRRRILVVDDSPLTRELVANLLEAVGYDTLRAPDGPSALERLEEGPPVELVVTDLEMPEMDGVELTRRLKAAPAHGQLPVVILTTRGGEEDRARGLAAGADGYITKGDLVRQDLVDVVGRLLGTSP
- a CDS encoding methyl-accepting chemotaxis protein; its protein translation is MASRAGPRRASFSRHLMFPIPLANLVGSTLGLHFASLVMGRPVVERLGTLVILVVGVSALHMLLGVGVSLRRFPTLRALERGDLLPTPEHLSVAVGEVARAPGEAFFRSLGLWGLTTGVVALALWTVMELPGDVTLRVAGLGALFGPLTSLLVYGLVTLRARRGVLWVVEQGLTHAQVIAALPRRARIRARLVAFTAICVVTPAVLCSQVVTALSDRVFMRLLDAGSPDVQGVLVEALRVEAFTSSVLLGAVVFGLALATAYLGGTLLGRPMRELSGEARRIAGGDLASPRLVPAEDEVWAVSAAFTTMRAHLADVLAQLKRAGAQISATTEEILSTSGRYEAGAAEQASSLDETSATTEELARSAKQIAENAGSVAEIAQRTLAAAQGGQRSAESFLGAMSRMRQDNRAIGSAVARLNKRVQQIGKIVEFINGVADKSDLLALNAELEGTKAGEVGRGFSLVAAEMRRLAENVLESTKEIEGLIEEVREASAAAVMVTGGGVRAVETGTGLAEQVSESLRQIVSLAGQTSDAVRIISRSTQQQQAGTDQLADTMADILRITQQSLNATKQVGAANGDLLGLAQDLRGVVERFQIHHETLRKGDGG
- a CDS encoding methyl-accepting chemotaxis protein, with the protein product MSPLPELRSLGRWTTRPRITGSCVGVVLALLHIHVPRTLPEAARTPLSGLMLCALVLFVSVGFARDNRALRTLFALSDGRLPVQSEHLRVALQEVAAIPGRSFGFVMQGWLGGTLMVSLALPLLAHVSWTEGLRVMVLGMSIGPLSGMFVYLMMVRRARVTLERLVALGPSPLEVLAALPPRRMHIRRRLVLFTAIAVVSPSLFILDVAFTRTVTVVDAWARASTPEARAEVVARAREGGGPPLGLVPGLVTLFILGTAALAGTALSEPLRAITEDATRIASGEVRPPRVIHAEDEVWATSAAFTQMQVQLVQALSQLRRAGIQISTTTEQLVATSTGQEVGADEQAGALNATSATTEELARSAQQIADNAESVSAIAETTFGAAQSGQRGATAFLGSMQRMKEDNEAIADAVVRLNKRVQQIGKVVEFINEIADKSDLLALNAELEGTKAGEVGRGFSLVAAEMRRLAENVIRSTKEIEGLIGEIRDATNAAVMATEAGLKTTELGTLLAAQVDDSLGLILELARQTSHAVRSISLATLQQQTGTDQLAAAMGDILRVTEQNAAATKQMVAANADLSTLAHDLQHVVRRFHIESPGGSGEG
- a CDS encoding protein CrdC; amino-acid sequence: MAPAGRVEGTLLCHVGPHRIAFEAGEVASIAAPDSASLSAHRAFREEGCAQRVLLTALGEAVGVDGLEIDAEVLSVLPPSPLVAGASGGSLRGFVLTRGVLWPLLHLDTFQRYLRGLAREGA
- a CDS encoding chemotaxis protein CheW, with translation MAALESETRQSYLVFACGSSWYAVPAEAAAEVVTFPELTRVPGSPPHLLGVFAHRGEVIPVVDMSLLVGGATAGSRRAVLVRLTRGTLALTASTVAGVSALMGALEPLGPSGVHVHLRGPVKSGARDVAVIDPEGLFDHLSQGG
- a CDS encoding OmpA family protein yields the protein MRRISLWAGLALAVAVMTGCPPTYPKCNNDDNCKEKGEVCVQGQCQECATDANCREGFTCQANKCAPKPPECTTDAACGSGRICEAGKCAEAQCKDDSSCNGGKCQAGRCQAPKDTCSASTDCAEGQECESGRCVAANTSSRCDYSPVRFGFNESTLDSSAQSRLSDLAACIKASQGKITLGGHADERGTEEYNLQLSNRRAAAVKRYLVDLGVPSNRLSTVGYGETRPVSNASTEEGWAENRRVEFQR